The nucleotide sequence CCCGCCGTCGCTAACGCCATCTTCAATGCCGTCGGCGTGCGGATGGATGAATTGCCGATCACGCCGGAAAAAGTCCTGCGGGCGATCAAGGCGCAGGGCGGCGCACGGCCGCAGGCGCGGCGCTGAGGCAAACATGACGGTCCGCGGCAACATCGTCGGCATCGACAGCCCCGAGGCGCTCGAACGGGCGTTGCGGACGGCATATTACCTGGCCGACGATGGCCTCGCGACGGCAGCCTATCTCGGGCTTGCGCTCGGTAAGCCGCTGCTACTGGAGGGCGCACCGGGTGTCGGCAAGACCGAAGCCGCGAAAGCCATCGCCGCCGTGCTCGGCCGCCGCCTGATCCGCCTGCAATGCTATGAGGGCATCGACGCATCAGCCGCGCTTTACGAGTGGAACTACCCGCGCCAGATGCTCGCGATCCGCCAGGCCGGCGAGGAAACAATCGACATCTATGGCGAGACCTTTCTAATCGAGCGGCCGATGCTGGCTTCCTTGCGCGCGCCTGACTCCACCGTCTTGTTGATTGACGAAATCGATCGCGCCGACCAGGAGTTCGAGGCGTTCCTGCTCGAATTCCTCTCCGACTTCCAGATTTCGATTCCCGAACGCGGCACGGTCCGCGCCGCGGAGCGTCCGGTCGTCGTGCTGACCTCGAACC is from Bradyrhizobium sp. AZCC 2176 and encodes:
- a CDS encoding AAA family ATPase, giving the protein MTVRGNIVGIDSPEALERALRTAYYLADDGLATAAYLGLALGKPLLLEGAPGVGKTEAAKAIAAVLGRRLIRLQCYEGIDASAALYEWNYPRQMLAIRQAGEETIDIYGETFLIERPMLASLRAPDSTVLLIDEIDRADQEFEAFLLEFLSDFQISIPERGTVRAAERPVVVLTSNRTRDLHEALRRRCVYHWIDYPTAEREARIVMMRASSVAESTARAVVAAVGRLRREPLSKAPGIAEAVDWAEAATLLHARGARWPDAFKRSIGVALKEEEDLTFISGRLDALIAEAAA